A stretch of DNA from Candidatus Pseudomonas phytovorans:
GCAACGGGCGCTGAGCGGCGCCAGCCTAACAGAAGCGGCTTTGGCTGCGGGGTTTGCCGACTCGGCGCATTTCACCCGCAGCGTTCGCCACCACTTCGGCCTCAGCCCCGGGGCGGCTTTGCGTCACTTGCGTCTACGTACGCTCGGCTAAGGCCTGGCGCAGACCTGCGGGTAATACCGCAGGCGGATGAACATCCCCGGCCACCCAAGGCTCACGTAACTGCGCCAGGTAGGCCTGCGGATAGTCCGGCCGGTCACCGATGCCCATGTCGTCGTCCGCCAGCGTATAGGCTGGCAGGTACAGCCGAGTGCCAAGCAGGCGGTCCCAGAGCGGAAAGAACAACGCAAAATTGACGTCGCCGGTGCTGCCGTACTTCAGGTGATGCAGGCGATGCACCGGTGCCCAGGCAAACACATGACGCAAGGCGCCAATGCGCATGTCCACATTACTGTGCTGCAGCAGCAGCTGGATAGACACACTGAACGCCAGCAACACAGCCACATCGACGGGTAAGCCGAGTAGCAGTAAAGGCAACGTGCCGCCCAGGGTTTCGAGCATCTGGTGCAAAGGGTGTTTCATCAAACCATTGAAGCCGTACAAGCGGGTGACACTGTGGTGCACCGCGTGCAGCCGCCACAGCAGCGGGCTGCGGTGGCTGGCGTAATGCACCAGAGTGATGCCCAGGTCGGCCAACGTAATGGCCAGCAACAACTGCAAGGCCAGCGGCCAGTGATCAGGCCAGAGGCCTGTTCCCGGGAGCCAGTGGGCAAGCAGCGGGATGGCCGCCACATTGCAGAGGGTCAGGCATTCGTTGATCAGTGCATGACACAGATCGCGCCGGCTATCGCCTTGAGCCTGGTTCCAGGCAGCCTTGTAGGGGATGAGTTGTTCGCAGGTCAATGACAGCACCACAGCACTGGCCAACAGTGGCAATAGCCACAACGGGTGGGCTGCCAAAGACAGTGCTGCGGCAATGAAACCGAAGAAGAACAGTGGGGCGTAAAGGGTGCGCATTGGGGGCTCCAGTTAGTCAGGAGCCACCAGTGTTGGCGCAAGGGACACATCGGCGCTTGAACGAACTGCGCATATAACCTGCAGCGGCATATCTGGACGTTGTGCAGGCGGGTTCACCTGCGAAGGCGGCGACACGGTGTATGGCACCGGCTTTGCCGGTGTTCGCGACTGAAGTCGCTCCCACAGGGTTTGTGCGGGCATTCGAAGCTGTTAATGCTGCCAGTATCAAAATCCCTGCAGCTGTTCAGAATGGGCTGCACACAACCCAAATTCATTCATTGCAGGAGGGGCTCGACTCATGAGCGAGGTACCGGACAGTTCGCTTTCCTTCTACCTGGGTCAGTGCAAAGACAAGAAACAAACTCACAACTACACCGCTTACGGCTACGACCCAAGCTTTCTGTCGCGAAAATCGTTGCTCGGGTTCAATGGCGAGCGCATCTCCCCAGTGACCAGGCACTATCCGCTAGGGAATGGTCACCGGCCCTATGACCCCTTCCTCATTCGTTTCAATACCCCTGACACGCTCATACCACCTGCGGTACTGGCCCCTTCAACTCGACCTGGTTGCCATCCGGGTCGTAGCAGTACAGGGACAGCCCCTCGCCTTCGGCGCCATAACGTTTTTCTGCGGGCTCCACCTTTACTCCGGCGGCTTCCAGGTAGGCGGTCAACGCGGCCTCGTCGAACGGCTCGATACGCAGGCAGAAATGGTGCAGGTTGCGCCCCTCCAGCCCCGGCGCCACACCACCCGGGCGCCCCAATGGGCCATCCAGGGTCACCAGGTCGATCATCGCCGTGCCTGTGGCCAGGTGCACCATACCCAGGTCTTCGCGCACGCGGCTGACATGGCAGCCGAGCAGCCCGGTGTAAAAGGCAACACTGCGTGGCAGGTCGCTGACCCGCAGAACCAGATGGTCTATGTGCTTGATAGCGAACGGTCGCATGCGGGCTCCTTGTGCCGTGGGTGCGAATGCCTTCGCCACCATAGCCCAGCTTCGCCCGGCCTGGCCAGAATCAGCTACTCGTTTACCAACCGTTGCAACATGCCCCCTTCATGCTGCGCCAGGATACGCAGCAGCTGGTCGACCAGCGCCCGGTCCGGGGCATCCAGGTGGAAGTGGTGCCCACCCGGGTGCCACGAAACCTTCGCCTGGCTGGGCAAGGCTGCCTGACGCCGGGTAAAGCCCTGGCCGGTGAATGCCCCCTGGCGACCGAACAGCAGGTACAACGGGCAGCGGATCTGGTTGAGCAGGTCGCAGGCGTCGCGCTCGGTCAGCGGCATGGGTTCGGGCAATACCAGCCGTGGGTCGTGGCGCCAGCAGTAGCCTTCACCCACTTGCAGCAGGTCGCGCAACGCCAATAGCCGTGCGGCACTGTCCGAAAGCTCGGTATCAAGGCGCTCGCGGCGTTGCGCCAGGGCGGTGTCCAGGTCATTGAAGCGGCCGAGGTCGGGTTCGGCAAAACCCGGCAGCTGGCTGCGCTGGACCATGCGTTTGAGCCGATAGGCCCGCGCCAGGTGCTGCACGCGGTCATTCTCGGCCACGGTGAACGGCGCACCCATGCCGTCGAGAAAAGTCATGCTGGCAATACCGCTGGTCATGGCCGCCAGCAGCGACGCTACACCGGTGCCCATGCCATGGGCCAGCACGTGAAATTGCGTCAGGCCCAGGCTGTCGGTTACCGCCAGCATGTCTTCGGCATGCTCCCAAAGGTAGTAGCCACTGTCGTGGCGGCGATGGTCGGAACGGCCGTGGCCGACCAGGTCGGGGGCTACCACGAAACAACCATCGAGCATCGGTGCCAGGCGCTCGAACGAGGCGGCATTGTCCAACCAGCCATGCAACGCCAGCACCGGGATGCCGTCCTCCGGCCCCCAACAGCGCACGGCGATTTCGATACCGTCCAGGTCCAGCAGATGGTCCTTGGGATGGAGCGGCGCCCGCATGTTGTTGATCTCCCTGACAGGGGCCTGGCGCGTACTCGTCAGGCCGACAACCCACCTTGGCCCAGCCTGCCCGGCTGTGCTGGCCCCAAGCCGACAGGCACATACGCGTAACCGACGGCGGTATCGGGCAACTATGTACCCCACGCCACCGACCAACCTGGCGCTTGATGGGCGCTCCCAGCACTGGAGAAGCCCATGACTTACGTCCCCTTACACCACAAGCAGATCGTGCGCACACTGCCTGACTGGAGCAAGGCACTGCACCACGCGCATGCCAGCCAGATCGTGCAGAGCCTGCGCAAGGAACACCTGGATGCAGACGGGTTGCCCTACCCCTGGTTCAGCCAGGCGGACACCCTCACGCAGCAAGCCGTGCTGCGGGCCATTGCCCGACGCGACAACAGTCGCACAGCGCTGCAGATCGCGCTGGCGCCCTTGAAAGGCATCACCGAGTACTGCTCGCCGCTACTGCAACAGCAACTCAAGCTCGATATTCCGATCAGCCAGGCGCAGTACGTCTATCAAGCCATTGCCATCGAGCGCCCCGACGAGGTGCCGGGGTGCCCACCCGTGCATACCGGACCAGGCCCTGTCGTGGCCAAAGGCGCCCCTCAGTACCGCAGCCTTCTGGAAGCGGCCTTGCACAATTTCGAAGGCCCCAACGACGCGACCCGGCTCACACGTCTGCAGCGCAGTCGCCACGACATCATGCCGATCGCTGGTCTTGCGCTGTCCAGGTTCATCGCTGAATGTCGCGCGCTGGACTTGGGCAAACGCTATCAGGGCCACCTTGACGAGGTCTTCGCAGGCACAAAGGCGAGCCAGATACAGACACTGGCCGTGGACGCGCGCCGCGATGAATTTCGCGTGCATGTCCGTGTTGCCGCGTGCAAGGGCCTGATCGACCTCGACGGCTCGGCCGCCTTGCACGCAGTGGCTGCGGACCTCGCCACTGCACCCCGCTACAAAGGGCGCCCATTACGCTGCTGGCAGCAAATGCTGTTCGGCATCCCCATCCACGAGATGCTGTTCATCGCGCCGGAGCCCGATGGCAAGCACGACCCGGTGTTTGTCTATGACCCCATGGCGCCCGACCGGATCAGCGCGTATTCGTCGCTCGGCGCAGCGCACCGGCATTTGCACAAGCAGCTGCTGCAGGAGGACTATCGCAAGCGCTTCGTCGGCCTCGCCTTGCAGCGACAGCAAGCGGAACTGCACCAGAAACTCAGCCATGCGCTGTACAAAAATGCCGGGCAACAGGACACACAAGCACTGCTCCCGCGCGAATCGATTCACCTGGAGGCCGAAGAGTTCAACCGCCCGAACCGTCCTTGGGCAGACCTGGAATCAGCCCATCTGGCCAGGCTCAGGGCTGATGCCCGCTCGATAGCGGTGCCCACCGCGGATGTGGACGCGCGGGTACGCCAGCGAAACCTGGAGTACTGGCTGGACCTTGGTTTTACCGTACTCAATGTCGCGGCCATGTTCGTCCCTTGCCTGAACCCGATCATGATGACGCTTGGCGCAGCGCAGATCATGAACAGTGTCTTTGAAGGCATCAGCGCCTGGGAAGCAGGCGACAACGCGCAAGCGCTGGCCCAGCTGGAATCGGTCCTGCTCAACATCGGGGTGGTGGCGGCAGCCGGTGCAGGCGCGGGGGTGTTGAAGGCGTCCGGGTTTGTCGATGGCATGCGGAGCATCGTCAAGGACGGCAAGGAGTACCTGTGGAGCGCCAGGCTGGATGACTATGCGAGCCCGCTCTCGATACCCGATAGCGTCGAAGCCGATCATCAGGGCCGCTACACGGTAGACGGTCACCACTATGTACGGATCGACAGCACCCTGTATCAACAGGAACAGGAGCAGGGCCGCTGGCGGCTGACCCATCCGCAAGATCCGCAGGCCTATCGCCCGCCGCTGCTCAACAATGGCGAAGGGACCTGGCGTGGTGTGCACGAAGCGCCGGTGGAGTGGGATCAGCCTTTACTGTTGCGAAGGCTGGGCCCTGTCGCTGACGGCCTGAACGAAGGCGAGCTGCAGGCGGCGTTGAAATGCTCGGGCGAGCAGGACGCGACCTTGCGCTTTGCCCAGGTTGCCGCACAACGGCCACCCGCTCTGCTGGCCGATGTGCTCGATCGGCTCAGGTCCAACCGCCAGGTTGACGACCTCATACAACGTGTAGGTGATCAAGCACCGCTCCATGCCTACAGAAACTTTGCCCTGCCCAGCCTGACTGAGCTGGAAGGCTGGCCGCAGCGCTACGTGATCAAAGCCTATCATGGCCCGGAAAACTGGGGAGCAAGCACGCGCTATGGCACCGCCCCGGACGGCGCCTTTGCGGTGGAAGTGGAAATCAACCGCGGAGACCTGGAGGGCGGTGCACTCGGCTCCAGAGTGGTTGCGCAACTGGACGATGATTCATTAACGGCGCTTCTGCCTGCAAACACCACGCCCGCTGAACGCGGCACGGCACTGGCCACCCAGCTCGCCCGGCATCTGGGGCGGCATCGTGAAACACTCTTCGAACGGTTTTACACGCAACACCAGGCCCCACTCGCTCCCCCGGCACAGGCACTGGCCAATCAGTTTCAAGGGCTGCCATGGCGCGCACTGGAAGAAATCATCGCCCATACCGACGCCAGCGAGCGTTTGCGCCTGGCTGCGGGTCGAGTGCCCTTGCGGGTTGCCGAAGAGGCCCGGGTAATGCAGGCACGGGCCCGCCTGGACATGGCCCTGCTCGGGATGTATCGCCCGGCATTGGCCACCCCTGACAGCGCCGTGCTGGACACAGCGCTCGCCGCCGAACACCCGGCTGCCGATGCCGAGGAGCGGTTCGCGCTTGCCGCAGCCAACCGGTCCCATGCCGCCGAGCTGATCGGTCAGCAACCCGTGCGGCCTGGCTATCGTTCGCCGATGCGCCTGGCGCACGGGCGCATCGGCTATCCGCTCAGTGGCTGGCGATCCTGGTTCAGCCCCGCGGACCGGCGCCTGCGAGCACTCTACCCACGGCTGGACACCCGTCAACGCAGTGCTTTGCTGCGACAGCTGCGCCAACGCGGTGATGTCGGAGCACAGCTCGGTGCATTGGAGCGCGAGCGTGATGCGCTCGACACCGCGCTGCGCCAATGGGAAAGCGAGGGCGTTGACAGCCAGCGCGACGGCCGCGTCGAAGCACGTGAACGGATCAACGCCGCCTGGCGCCGGGACGATCCCGACAGCCTGACCCTGGAGGCACTGGAAGTCGAGGCCTTGCCCTCCTTGCCAGCCAGGTTCGATCACATCATCACGTTGAATATTCGCCGAATCGGTGTCAGGCGGATACCGGCCGACTTCTTCCAGAGTTTCCCAAGGCTGCGCACTTTGCGCCTGGTGCAAAACCCTGAGCTGGACTTTGATGGTTTGTTCCGCGCGCTGGCACTTACGCCGGGCCTCGAAGTCCTGGAGCTGGGCGCCAATGGCCTGAATGCTTTTACCACCGACATACGCCAAGGCCTGGGCAGACTGACCCGCCTTCGCCAGTTGAGCCTGCGTGGAAATGCCCTGCAACTGGTGGCTGCCGATCTTCAGGTGCTCGGGCAATTGCCGATCGAGGCACTCGATCTGGAAAGCAACAACATCGTGCTGGACGAAACCCTGGCGTCGGGCTTCACCCACTTGGCTACATTGCGTGACTTGCTCATGACCAACAATCCCTTGCAGTACCCGCCCGACGTGACAGGGTTGACCCGATTGGCCAACCTGCAGTTGCGCAACTGCAGCTTGCAGGCCTGGCCACGTGGCCTCACCCAGTTGATGCTGCACGCCGATCCGCAGCTGCGCTATCTGGCCTTGAGCTACAACCCGATCAGCCAGGTCGAAGCCTTCGACAGCATTGTCACCAGCCCGTTCGCCGAAGCGCTACGCACGAACCGCGAACATGGCTATTGGGACTTCAATGAGAACGGCCTGGACGACGAAAGCAATCGTCGGTTACGCGCAACCGGTGTAGAGGCTGGTAGCGACAGCGAATGGTCGGACAGCGACGACGAGCCCTGGCTTGAAAGCGCCAATGCCGATCAGCGGCAGTTATGGCGAAACCTGTTCGAAGCGGGCGATAGCGGCCACCTGCGTGTGGTTGTGGAGCGCACGGCCAATTCCGCCCAGGCTCAGAGCAACCCACAAAGAATGGCCAATCAGGTCTGGCGCCTGCTCGAACAGGCAGGGCAGGATCAGGCGTTACGCGCGCACCTTGACAATGTCGCCCAGGAATACCCGCCCACCTGTGGTGACGCTGGCGCCGACGGGTTCAGTGCGCTGGAACTTGAGGCACAAACCTTCACGGTAATGGCCGAAGAAACAGACCGCCCCTACTACCTGTTCAATTATTTCAGGCGGCTGTACCGCCGCGAAATGGTCAATGCAATGGGTGAGCGCATACAACTTGCGCGCCTCGCACGGCAGGCCGGGCTGCTGGAACTGGAAAGGCTACCTGCCGTAGCTCAGCCTGAAACGCTGGCTTTGCCAGCCCTGGACAGCCTTGATGAGCTCGCGGACCCAGCGCTGCTACAAGGCGGCGTGGACCTGATTGAAATACGTCTGGCGTTGCGCCAAGCGCTTAGCCGACAACTTGAGTTCCCTGAAAACAGCCGAGGCATGCTGTATAGGGCCGAGGCCATGATCAGCGTCGATGTCGAAGAAAATGTCTTGGCAGCCGTGCGCTTGCTGGATGACACGGCCAGCGAACGCAGGGCCTGGATTGCCCGGCAGCCGATCTGGCAACGCTACCTCACCCAGCACTTCAGCGAACGCTTCGCGAGGCTGGATGCGCAATGGTATCGAGGCCTGGAGTACCTGGACTACTGCCTGGAGCCTGAAAGCGAAGCCGTGGCCTCGCTGGATGACGCGGTACTGCAGGCTATGCGCGAAGCGTTGCCCGGCATGCAATTGGGCGTAAACGGCCAACTGCGCCGGGTGGAGCTGAGCAGCCAGCTATACGATCAGGCCAGCCGGCGGCTGGAGGCCGGGCGTGAACTTCAGCGACAGGCACTGTTCGAGGAACTGACCAACGCGCAGGACTACAACAACAGGTAGCCCGCTACTGGCCGCGCAGGTCCTCGAAAAAGGCCTGCCGGCCATCCACCTGGCTCGACGCCCGGGGCACCGCTGCCGCATCGCCGTTGGCGGCCTCCACATGCCAGTAGCAATGCTGCACCGCCCGCGTCACCGCCACGTAGGCCAGGCGCTGCACCTCTTCCTTCTGCGCCGTATCGAACGGTTGCGCATCCCCGGCCTTGCCCAGACCGGCCTGGCGATACACCTGGTTCTTGTAGGGCGAGCTGGTCAGGTACTGGCAGTCGCCGAGCATGAACACCGCATCGGCCTGCAAGCCCTTGGCACTGTGGTAGGTCAGCTGACGCAGCCGGCGCTGCTCGGCCGGCAATGCCGCCTCGGCGTGCAATACGCTTTGCAGGTGCTCGTTCATCAGCGCCCGGTCACTGCCCTTACGGTACAGCATCATCACCGTTTCGCCCCGCTGGTAGTGCTCGATCAGCGTTTCGCCCAGAGCCGCTTCGTCACGGTCGAAGACCTTTACCGGCGAACCTGGCAGCTCGGCAGCCGGGCCATTGGCGCGGGCTTTCTTGCCGGCAATCGCCGGGGTGCCTTTGACCAGGTGCTCGGCCGCGTCGATCACCTGCTGCTGGCAGCGGTAGTTGTCGACCAGCATCACCCGCGTGTTGGCCGGCGACAGGAAGGCCTTGGTGAATTCCATAAAGTACTTGGGCGAACTACCGCGCCAGCCATAGATCGACTGCCAGTCATCACCCACACACAGCAGCGACGAATGCTGTGCATGGCGCCCGGTGTGCATGGCCGGGCCGCGTCGGCGTATCTCGGCCAGACTGGCACGCAGCCAGCTGACGATTTGCGGCGACACGTCC
This window harbors:
- a CDS encoding sterol desaturase family protein, which gives rise to MRTLYAPLFFFGFIAAALSLAAHPLWLLPLLASAVVLSLTCEQLIPYKAAWNQAQGDSRRDLCHALINECLTLCNVAAIPLLAHWLPGTGLWPDHWPLALQLLLAITLADLGITLVHYASHRSPLLWRLHAVHHSVTRLYGFNGLMKHPLHQMLETLGGTLPLLLLGLPVDVAVLLAFSVSIQLLLQHSNVDMRIGALRHVFAWAPVHRLHHLKYGSTGDVNFALFFPLWDRLLGTRLYLPAYTLADDDMGIGDRPDYPQAYLAQLREPWVAGDVHPPAVLPAGLRQALAERT
- a CDS encoding VOC family protein, with the translated sequence MRPFAIKHIDHLVLRVSDLPRSVAFYTGLLGCHVSRVREDLGMVHLATGTAMIDLVTLDGPLGRPGGVAPGLEGRNLHHFCLRIEPFDEAALTAYLEAAGVKVEPAEKRYGAEGEGLSLYCYDPDGNQVELKGPVPQVV
- a CDS encoding alpha/beta fold hydrolase, with the translated sequence MRAPLHPKDHLLDLDGIEIAVRCWGPEDGIPVLALHGWLDNAASFERLAPMLDGCFVVAPDLVGHGRSDHRRHDSGYYLWEHAEDMLAVTDSLGLTQFHVLAHGMGTGVASLLAAMTSGIASMTFLDGMGAPFTVAENDRVQHLARAYRLKRMVQRSQLPGFAEPDLGRFNDLDTALAQRRERLDTELSDSAARLLALRDLLQVGEGYCWRHDPRLVLPEPMPLTERDACDLLNQIRCPLYLLFGRQGAFTGQGFTRRQAALPSQAKVSWHPGGHHFHLDAPDRALVDQLLRILAQHEGGMLQRLVNE
- a CDS encoding NEL-type E3 ubiquitin ligase domain-containing protein yields the protein MTYVPLHHKQIVRTLPDWSKALHHAHASQIVQSLRKEHLDADGLPYPWFSQADTLTQQAVLRAIARRDNSRTALQIALAPLKGITEYCSPLLQQQLKLDIPISQAQYVYQAIAIERPDEVPGCPPVHTGPGPVVAKGAPQYRSLLEAALHNFEGPNDATRLTRLQRSRHDIMPIAGLALSRFIAECRALDLGKRYQGHLDEVFAGTKASQIQTLAVDARRDEFRVHVRVAACKGLIDLDGSAALHAVAADLATAPRYKGRPLRCWQQMLFGIPIHEMLFIAPEPDGKHDPVFVYDPMAPDRISAYSSLGAAHRHLHKQLLQEDYRKRFVGLALQRQQAELHQKLSHALYKNAGQQDTQALLPRESIHLEAEEFNRPNRPWADLESAHLARLRADARSIAVPTADVDARVRQRNLEYWLDLGFTVLNVAAMFVPCLNPIMMTLGAAQIMNSVFEGISAWEAGDNAQALAQLESVLLNIGVVAAAGAGAGVLKASGFVDGMRSIVKDGKEYLWSARLDDYASPLSIPDSVEADHQGRYTVDGHHYVRIDSTLYQQEQEQGRWRLTHPQDPQAYRPPLLNNGEGTWRGVHEAPVEWDQPLLLRRLGPVADGLNEGELQAALKCSGEQDATLRFAQVAAQRPPALLADVLDRLRSNRQVDDLIQRVGDQAPLHAYRNFALPSLTELEGWPQRYVIKAYHGPENWGASTRYGTAPDGAFAVEVEINRGDLEGGALGSRVVAQLDDDSLTALLPANTTPAERGTALATQLARHLGRHRETLFERFYTQHQAPLAPPAQALANQFQGLPWRALEEIIAHTDASERLRLAAGRVPLRVAEEARVMQARARLDMALLGMYRPALATPDSAVLDTALAAEHPAADAEERFALAAANRSHAAELIGQQPVRPGYRSPMRLAHGRIGYPLSGWRSWFSPADRRLRALYPRLDTRQRSALLRQLRQRGDVGAQLGALERERDALDTALRQWESEGVDSQRDGRVEARERINAAWRRDDPDSLTLEALEVEALPSLPARFDHIITLNIRRIGVRRIPADFFQSFPRLRTLRLVQNPELDFDGLFRALALTPGLEVLELGANGLNAFTTDIRQGLGRLTRLRQLSLRGNALQLVAADLQVLGQLPIEALDLESNNIVLDETLASGFTHLATLRDLLMTNNPLQYPPDVTGLTRLANLQLRNCSLQAWPRGLTQLMLHADPQLRYLALSYNPISQVEAFDSIVTSPFAEALRTNREHGYWDFNENGLDDESNRRLRATGVEAGSDSEWSDSDDEPWLESANADQRQLWRNLFEAGDSGHLRVVVERTANSAQAQSNPQRMANQVWRLLEQAGQDQALRAHLDNVAQEYPPTCGDAGADGFSALELEAQTFTVMAEETDRPYYLFNYFRRLYRREMVNAMGERIQLARLARQAGLLELERLPAVAQPETLALPALDSLDELADPALLQGGVDLIEIRLALRQALSRQLEFPENSRGMLYRAEAMISVDVEENVLAAVRLLDDTASERRAWIARQPIWQRYLTQHFSERFARLDAQWYRGLEYLDYCLEPESEAVASLDDAVLQAMREALPGMQLGVNGQLRRVELSSQLYDQASRRLEAGRELQRQALFEELTNAQDYNNR